The sequence below is a genomic window from Phycisphaerales bacterium AB-hyl4.
GCACCGTTTCGATCACATGCTTGACCAGGTTCAGACCCAGGCCCGTGCCTTTGATCAACTGGCGGTGCGACGCCACGCGATAAAACTTGTCGAAGATAAACGGCAGATCCGCTTCGGGAATGCCCATGCCCGTGTCGGACACGGACACTTCAACCACGCCGACCTTCGGGTTGACACGAAGTGCGACGCTGACACGGCCGTCCTTGGGCGTGTACTTCACGGCGTTGCCCAGCAGGTTCAACATCACCTGCAACAACATGTCCGCGTCGGCGATCACGTTGCAAGGCTCGCCAACGTCTGGCGCTTGCAGTTGCACGTTGGCTTTTTCCGCCTGCGTGCGAACGAGTTTCATGGCCTGATCCACCAGGTCGCGCACATCGACGAGCGTGCTTTGCACGTTCGCCAGGCCGGATTCGATCTGGCTGATGTTCAGCACGTTGTCGATCAGGCGGGTGAGGCGGTTGGTTTCGGCCTGGATAATGGCGTAGAACTCCTGCCGCGTGGGTTCGTCCTGCGCTTCGCCGTCGACGAGCATTTCGATGTAGGCCTTGATGCTGGACAAGGGTGTGCGCAGTTCGTGCGAGACGCCGGAGACGAAGTCGCTGTGCATCTCGGCGACGCAGCGTTGCTGGGTGACGTCGCGCAAGATCGCGACCACACCGCCCGGCCGACGGTCGCTTTCTGTGGGCTGGTCGCCTGGCAGCTCGAGGCCGGCAAGTGTGAGGTCGAAGACCATCGATTCGCCGCCCTCGTTGATTCGATGTTCGAGGTGGCGGTAGCTCGACCCGTTCGTGTCTTCGCGTGTTTCGCGGATCAGTTGCAGCAGGCGAGGGTCGTTGACAACCTTCTCCAACGGGGTCGGGAGGGTGTCGCCGTCGGGCAGGCGGAGCAGTCGGCCGGCGGCTTCGTTGACCAGCTCGAGCGTATCGTCCGCGGAGGTGACGAGCACGGCGTCGCCGAGCGCGTTGAAGATCGTTTCCAGCCGTTGCCGTTCGATCTCCAGCAAACGAACCTTGTATGCCAGTTCGCGTTGGCAGACGTTCAATCGATCCTGCCGGTCGTGCAGTTTGGTCCAATTGTGACGATCAGTGCGGGTCCAGCCGT
It includes:
- a CDS encoding sensor histidine kinase; protein product: MRTQVVASTFGKGEVQLRRARFQSLGIAAIAGTAVALSLVIARSLSLEINQSWVTTMFGAAAVSMLVGFTHYGWTRTDRHNWTKLHDRQDRLNVCQRELAYKVRLLEIERQRLETIFNALGDAVLVTSADDTLELVNEAAGRLLRLPDGDTLPTPLEKVVNDPRLLQLIRETREDTNGSSYRHLEHRINEGGESMVFDLTLAGLELPGDQPTESDRRPGGVVAILRDVTQQRCVAEMHSDFVSGVSHELRTPLSSIKAYIEMLVDGEAQDEPTRQEFYAIIQAETNRLTRLIDNVLNISQIESGLANVQSTLVDVRDLVDQAMKLVRTQAEKANVQLQAPDVGEPCNVIADADMLLQVMLNLLGNAVKYTPKDGRVSVALRVNPKVGVVEVSVSDTGMGIPEADLPFIFDKFYRVASHRQLIKGTGLGLNLVKHVIETVHGGKIYVASRPGSGSTFTFRLSLADKETGGDRASRLVDGVCPLPATGDVVPCLSGDAARKDEK